The following are from one region of the Lacinutrix sp. Bg11-31 genome:
- a CDS encoding sulfite exporter TauE/SafE family protein translates to MDLQQIITYLGAFFIGAILGLIGGGGSILTVPLLVYFLGYNPVIATAYSLFVVGSSSLVGVIQKHQKGLVDFKTGLAFSFPSFIAVFISRRFLVPAIPETLFTIGDFSLSKGMAIMIFFAIIMFLAAFSMIKSKQNKAVNNGSQPYYKTFIQGIAIGVVTGLIGAGGGFLYVPALVLWAGLDMKKAVGTSLIIVAINSLIGFFGDLQTLDVDWFFLLTFSLLTIIGILVGGYFSKFVSGKKLKKSFGWFVLAMSIYIILKELVL, encoded by the coding sequence ATGGATTTACAACAAATAATAACTTACTTGGGGGCTTTTTTTATTGGAGCAATATTAGGTTTAATTGGAGGAGGAGGATCAATTCTTACAGTACCATTATTAGTATATTTTTTAGGATACAATCCAGTAATAGCAACGGCTTATTCTTTATTCGTAGTGGGTTCTTCGTCTTTAGTAGGTGTTATTCAAAAACATCAAAAGGGATTAGTAGATTTTAAAACAGGCTTAGCATTTTCTTTCCCATCATTTATAGCAGTCTTTATTTCAAGACGCTTTTTAGTGCCAGCAATACCCGAAACACTTTTTACTATTGGAGATTTTTCCTTGTCTAAGGGAATGGCAATAATGATATTTTTTGCAATTATTATGTTTTTAGCTGCTTTTTCAATGATCAAATCAAAACAAAATAAAGCTGTTAACAATGGATCTCAACCGTATTATAAAACGTTTATTCAAGGCATAGCTATTGGAGTTGTAACCGGACTTATAGGTGCAGGAGGTGGGTTTTTATACGTGCCAGCATTAGTCCTTTGGGCTGGTTTAGATATGAAAAAAGCAGTAGGTACATCTTTAATTATTGTTGCAATAAACTCGTTAATAGGTTTCTTTGGAGATTTGCAAACATTAGATGTAGATTGGTTTTTTCTACTAACATTTTCTTTATTAACAATAATTGGGATTTTAGTAGGTGGTTATTTTTCTAAATTTGTTTCTGGAAAAAAATTAAAAAAGAGTTTTGGCTGGTTTGTATTAGCAATGTCAATTTATATAATTTTAAAGGAGTTGGTTTTATAA
- a CDS encoding YeeE/YedE family protein, translating to MDLIYNTWPWYVAGPLIAFTMFLLIKMGKKFGMSSNLKTMCSIAGAGKLANFFKFDWKKDAWNLYVVVGTILGGFIALQFLSPTAPQINPDVVAQLQELGINSTNTAFLPTELFSLESLLTVKGFAILLIGGFLVGFGARYAGGCTSGHAISGLSNLQLPSLIAVIGFFIGGLVMVHLIFPLIF from the coding sequence ATGGATTTAATTTACAACACTTGGCCATGGTATGTGGCTGGACCATTAATTGCATTTACTATGTTCTTACTCATAAAAATGGGTAAAAAATTCGGAATGTCTTCAAATTTAAAAACCATGTGTTCTATTGCAGGCGCAGGAAAATTAGCCAACTTTTTTAAATTCGATTGGAAAAAAGACGCATGGAATTTATATGTAGTAGTAGGAACAATTCTAGGTGGATTTATAGCCTTACAATTTCTATCTCCAACTGCTCCACAAATAAACCCAGACGTAGTTGCACAACTTCAAGAACTTGGTATCAATAGTACAAATACAGCTTTTTTACCAACCGAGTTATTTAGTTTAGAAAGCTTATTAACCGTAAAAGGATTTGCAATACTATTAATTGGAGGATTCTTAGTTGGCTTTGGAGCACGTTATGCAGGAGGTTGTACTTCTGGACACGCCATTTCTGGTTTAAGTAATTTACAATTACCATCTTTAATAGCTGTAATAGGCTTTTTTATTGGTGGATTAGTAATGGTTCATTTAATATTTCCTTTAATTTTTTAA
- a CDS encoding DUF4870 domain-containing protein — protein sequence MKEDRQLLVLTHLSQLLTAITGFGGLIVPLIIWFTKKDENYQIDEQGKKIINFQLSLIVNFIICIPLILLFGLGLLGFIVLGIVSVLFPIINAIKANNGENPTYPLSYNFIN from the coding sequence ATGAAAGAAGATAGACAATTATTAGTTTTAACCCATTTAAGTCAATTATTAACAGCAATTACAGGTTTTGGAGGTTTAATAGTGCCATTAATAATATGGTTTACTAAAAAAGATGAGAATTACCAAATAGACGAGCAAGGAAAGAAAATTATTAATTTTCAGTTAAGTTTAATTGTGAACTTTATTATTTGTATTCCTTTAATTCTATTATTTGGACTTGGCTTATTAGGCTTTATAGTATTGGGTATTGTTTCGGTATTGTTTCCAATTATTAATGCTATTAAAGCTAATAACGGTGAAAATCCAACCTATCCATTAAGCTATAATTTTATAAACTAG
- a CDS encoding rhodanese-like domain-containing protein: protein MKIEQIYTGCLAQGAYYIESEGEVAIIDPLREVKGYIAKAEKNKAKIKYIFETHFHADFVSGHVTLSKETGAPIVYGPTANPSFDAIIAKEDQVFKLGKVTITALHTPGHTMESTTYLLKDENGKDHAIFSGDTLFLGDVGRPDLAQKAADMTMEDLAGLSFDSLRTKIMPLADDVTVYPGHGAGSACGKNMMKETVDTLGNQKQMNYALRADMTKAEFIKEVTDGLLPPPKYFPLNVKMNKEGYEDIDKVIEKGSKALSPDAFEAAANETEALVLDVRHQSEFIKGHIPRSIFIGLKGGFAPWVGALIADVKQPLLLVVDKGNEEEAITRLSRVGFDNTLGYLEGGFQAWEAAGKETDDLISISADEFKSRLEKENIPVFDVRKEGEFIAGHIENANFTPLDNLNEHLSEFPKNEPFYVHCAGGYRSVIAASILKSRGIHNLVDIAGGMGAIKKAGITISDFICPTTLKK from the coding sequence ATGAAAATAGAACAAATATATACAGGTTGCCTTGCACAAGGCGCATATTACATAGAGAGTGAAGGCGAAGTAGCAATTATAGATCCTTTACGTGAGGTTAAAGGTTATATCGCTAAAGCGGAAAAAAATAAAGCTAAGATTAAATACATTTTCGAAACACATTTTCATGCAGATTTCGTTTCAGGACATGTAACGTTATCTAAAGAAACTGGAGCTCCAATTGTTTATGGACCAACAGCAAACCCTTCTTTCGACGCTATTATTGCTAAAGAAGATCAAGTGTTTAAACTAGGAAAAGTAACCATAACAGCATTGCACACTCCTGGTCATACTATGGAAAGCACAACGTATTTGTTAAAAGATGAAAACGGAAAAGATCACGCCATTTTTAGTGGAGACACCTTGTTTTTAGGAGATGTTGGGAGACCAGATTTAGCACAAAAAGCAGCAGATATGACTATGGAAGATCTTGCAGGTTTATCTTTCGATAGTCTTCGTACTAAAATTATGCCACTTGCAGACGATGTTACAGTCTATCCAGGACATGGAGCAGGTTCAGCATGTGGAAAAAACATGATGAAAGAAACGGTAGACACTTTGGGTAACCAAAAACAAATGAATTACGCTTTACGTGCAGATATGACTAAAGCAGAATTTATAAAAGAAGTTACAGATGGTTTATTACCACCACCAAAATATTTTCCTTTAAATGTAAAAATGAATAAGGAAGGTTACGAAGATATAGATAAGGTAATCGAGAAAGGTTCAAAAGCTCTATCTCCAGATGCTTTTGAAGCTGCAGCTAACGAAACTGAAGCACTAGTTTTAGATGTGCGTCATCAATCAGAATTTATAAAAGGCCACATTCCACGTTCAATTTTTATTGGACTAAAAGGCGGCTTTGCTCCTTGGGTTGGAGCCTTAATTGCAGATGTAAAGCAACCCTTATTATTGGTTGTAGATAAAGGAAACGAAGAAGAAGCCATTACAAGGTTATCTCGTGTAGGTTTCGATAATACTTTAGGATATTTAGAAGGAGGTTTTCAGGCTTGGGAAGCTGCAGGAAAAGAAACAGACGACCTAATCTCTATTTCAGCCGACGAATTTAAAAGCAGATTAGAAAAAGAAAATATTCCAGTGTTCGACGTAAGAAAAGAAGGAGAGTTTATTGCAGGACATATTGAAAATGCAAATTTCACACCTTTAGATAATTTAAACGAACATTTATCAGAATTCCCAAAAAACGAACCTTTTTATGTGCATTGTGCAGGTGGTTATCGTTCTGTAATAGCAGCTTCTATTTTAAAAAGTAGAGGCATTCATAATTTAGTAGACATAGCAGGAGGAATGGGAGCCATTAAAAAAGCGGGTATTACAATTTCAGACTTTATATGCCCAACAACGCTTAAAAAGTAA
- a CDS encoding zinc-dependent peptidase: MIYILIFIAFVIFVGYAFSKAKSKKVEKTPKHWHDILVKRVLFYKKLSPVNQAVFRKRMMLFLSQINIDGVNTEIEEIDKILIASSGIIPVFGFSNWSYNNLSGIIVYPDSFNEDLQFSDKDENKRILGMVGTGRFEKQMILSKKAIRLAFNNKTDKHNTPVHEFVHLLDKMDGQTDGVPELLFGKEYIAPWLELMHKEMEAINNDTSDIRKYGGTSEAEFFSVASEYFFERPKLFKQKHPELYAMLLQCFQQPKNRV; this comes from the coding sequence ATGATCTACATTCTTATTTTTATAGCATTCGTAATCTTTGTAGGTTATGCTTTTTCTAAAGCAAAGTCTAAAAAAGTAGAAAAAACACCAAAGCATTGGCACGATATATTAGTTAAAAGGGTTCTTTTTTATAAAAAACTTTCACCTGTAAATCAAGCTGTCTTTAGAAAGCGAATGATGCTTTTTTTAAGCCAGATAAACATTGATGGTGTTAATACCGAGATTGAAGAAATAGATAAAATATTAATTGCCTCTAGCGGAATTATTCCTGTGTTTGGTTTCTCAAATTGGAGTTATAATAACTTATCAGGTATCATTGTTTATCCAGATAGTTTTAATGAGGATTTGCAATTTTCTGATAAAGATGAAAATAAAAGAATACTAGGAATGGTAGGAACAGGAAGGTTTGAAAAACAAATGATTCTCTCTAAAAAAGCAATTCGTTTAGCCTTTAATAATAAAACAGATAAACACAATACTCCTGTTCACGAATTTGTGCATTTATTGGATAAAATGGATGGACAAACAGATGGTGTTCCAGAATTACTTTTTGGTAAAGAATACATTGCGCCTTGGCTAGAGTTAATGCACAAAGAAATGGAAGCTATTAATAATGATACTTCAGATATTCGAAAATATGGAGGAACAAGTGAAGCCGAATTTTTCTCTGTTGCTTCAGAGTATTTTTTCGAAAGACCAAAACTATTCAAACAAAAACATCCAGAATTGTATGCAATGCTTTTGCAATGTTTTCAGCAACCCAAAAATAGAGTTTAG
- a CDS encoding Crp/Fnr family transcriptional regulator, which yields MLKALTEQYGYLFEDELLQEINEVGIYKEIPQGSKLIEIGDYIKSMPLLVEGAIKIIREDEKGDELVLYFIEQGDTCAMTLSCCLGSAKSEIRAVAETDTKLIMIPVEKMESWLGKYKTWQKFILKSYHDRMTELLEAVDTIAFLKMDERLFKYLKDKAMVNHNDVIIVTHQEIANDLHTSRVVVSRLLKKLEINGDIKLNRNNIKILEL from the coding sequence ATGCTAAAAGCACTTACAGAACAATATGGTTACTTATTTGAAGACGAATTACTTCAAGAAATTAACGAAGTTGGTATTTATAAAGAAATCCCTCAAGGCTCAAAACTTATCGAGATAGGAGACTATATTAAATCGATGCCATTATTGGTAGAAGGTGCAATAAAAATTATTCGAGAAGACGAAAAAGGCGATGAATTAGTCTTGTATTTTATAGAACAAGGCGATACTTGCGCTATGACATTGTCTTGTTGTTTAGGTAGTGCAAAAAGTGAAATTAGAGCAGTAGCAGAGACAGACACAAAATTAATAATGATTCCTGTAGAAAAAATGGAATCTTGGCTTGGTAAGTATAAAACTTGGCAAAAATTTATTTTGAAAAGCTACCATGATCGTATGACAGAGCTACTTGAAGCGGTAGACACAATTGCTTTTTTAAAAATGGACGAAAGGCTGTTTAAATATTTAAAAGACAAAGCAATGGTTAATCATAACGATGTTATTATAGTTACGCATCAAGAAATAGCAAACGATTTGCATACCTCTAGAGTGGTAGTTTCTAGGCTTTTAAAAAAACTAGAAATTAATGGAGATATAAAATTGAATAGAAATAACATAAAAATTTTAGAGTTATAG
- a CDS encoding GAF domain-containing sensor histidine kinase: MIEAPTPNNEIERQRAVESYNLLDSFPEDSYDNITEIICYIAKAPISLITLLDNDRNYIKSNCGFPLNESPRNISFCGHAIQSEDEIMIVEDARKEKRFHDNPLVKNHNAIFYAGVPLVNPKGYKLGTLCVYDHEPRQLDEAQKKALIAMSKQVVRLFEQHKQNKTLKDIKNKLEKRNLELDKFASIVSHDLKSPLANIISLTELLEQENEGKLNADSKTYLNYLKSSSSSLKDYIDGILLYYKNDLLHSFKKESLTFNTLILEAKKIAIPKNDIKLEYSENIENININKPVALQILVNLITNAIKYNDKNTTEIMIGFETSSSHYLFSIKDNGNGIPVDKLNSIFDLFTTLGQKDKDGNLGTGIGLATVKKLVENQGGDISVTSTEGVGSTFSFSIKK, encoded by the coding sequence ATGATTGAGGCACCTACACCTAATAATGAAATTGAAAGACAACGTGCTGTTGAGAGTTACAACCTTTTAGATTCTTTTCCTGAAGACAGCTACGATAACATTACTGAAATAATATGCTATATAGCCAAAGCTCCCATTTCATTAATTACACTATTAGATAACGATAGAAATTATATAAAATCTAATTGTGGTTTTCCTCTTAATGAGTCTCCAAGAAACATTTCTTTTTGTGGACATGCCATACAATCTGAAGATGAAATAATGATTGTTGAAGATGCAAGAAAAGAGAAGCGTTTTCATGATAATCCTCTTGTAAAAAACCACAATGCTATTTTTTATGCAGGTGTGCCATTGGTAAACCCGAAAGGTTATAAATTAGGGACGTTATGTGTTTACGACCACGAACCACGACAACTAGATGAAGCTCAAAAAAAGGCTTTAATTGCAATGTCTAAACAGGTTGTAAGGCTTTTTGAACAGCATAAACAAAATAAGACTCTAAAGGACATTAAAAATAAATTAGAAAAACGAAACTTAGAATTAGACAAGTTTGCTTCTATTGTTTCTCATGATTTAAAATCGCCTTTAGCCAACATAATCTCGTTAACCGAACTATTAGAACAAGAGAATGAAGGTAAACTGAACGCAGACTCTAAAACTTACCTTAATTATTTAAAAAGTTCTTCTTCTTCTTTAAAAGATTATATAGATGGCATCTTATTGTACTATAAAAATGACCTTTTACATAGCTTTAAAAAAGAATCTTTAACTTTCAATACATTAATTTTGGAAGCCAAAAAAATTGCAATTCCAAAAAATGACATCAAGCTTGAGTATTCGGAAAATATTGAAAATATTAATATCAATAAACCTGTAGCTCTTCAAATTTTAGTTAATTTAATTACGAATGCAATAAAATACAATGATAAGAATACAACAGAGATAATGATAGGCTTTGAGACTTCAAGTAGTCACTATCTCTTTAGTATTAAAGATAATGGTAATGGTATTCCTGTAGATAAATTAAACTCAATTTTCGATTTATTTACAACATTAGGCCAAAAAGATAAAGATGGAAATTTAGGTACAGGAATTGGCTTAGCAACTGTAAAAAAATTAGTAGAAAACCAAGGTGGAGACATCTCTGTTACTTCTACAGAAGGTGTTGGAAGTACTTTTAGTTTTAGTATTAAAAAGTAA
- the gldG gene encoding gliding motility-associated ABC transporter substrate-binding protein GldG, whose translation MLALLKKEINSFFASPIGYLVIAIFLLLNGLFLWLFKGEFNILDYGFADLSSFFLLAPWILIFLIPAVTMRSFSDEKKQGTLELLLTKPISNLQIVLGKYFGAFLLIVIALIPTLLYVYTVNQLGKPVGNLDVGSTLGSYFGLLFLVAAYTAIGIFSSTLSDNQIVAFIIAVFLCFLFYVGFEGLADVLGGFVEQIGMASHFKSMSRGVLDTRDIIYFLSVTVLFIFLTVKRINAEGSQPVKWLHLAIIPIALIVLNIISSSFYQRFDLTSDSRYTLNKASLNVVKDVDSPIVIDVFLEGDDFPSEFRRLQTETKQLLEEFTAYNSNIKFNFINPIEDEATRDRAIAQLTERGLTPMQLSVQENGKQSQRVIIPWALASYNNQTVDIPLVKYKVNANQQELVTNSVQHLEYAFADGLSKLINPKKRKIAVLKGNAELPDIKIADFLKTLGQYYYIAPFTLDSVATNPQKASKSLNTYDLVIAAKPTEAFSEEEKYVLDQYTMNGGKSLWLIDQINMEKDSLFNPQGMNVAVPRDLNLTNFFFKYGARINPLLTSVKSQNIGRITLETGQDESLKLQHFRWPYSPLALSDINHPITNNINFVKFDFANQIDTLKNDIKKTILLKSDMPSRLEGAPKEISLSFALQEPPSELFTKDRQNLAVLLEGEFTSVYNNRVKPIKLENDKTKSSETKMIIVADGDVIKNDLDKGRPTALGFDKWTKETYGNKEFLLNAVNYLLDDDGLINIRSKEVKVAFLDQAKIAKEKTKWQTINIVLPLLLLGLFGFVFNFLRKRKYAKKA comes from the coding sequence ATGCTAGCACTCTTAAAAAAAGAAATAAACTCATTCTTCGCTTCACCAATTGGTTATTTGGTGATTGCTATATTCTTATTATTAAATGGCTTGTTTTTATGGCTATTTAAAGGAGAATTTAATATTTTAGATTATGGTTTTGCAGACCTTTCTTCTTTCTTTCTACTTGCACCTTGGATTCTTATTTTCCTTATTCCTGCTGTAACTATGCGTAGTTTTAGCGATGAGAAAAAACAAGGAACTTTAGAGCTTTTATTAACCAAACCAATCTCGAATTTACAAATTGTACTCGGTAAATATTTTGGTGCTTTTTTATTAATAGTTATTGCGCTTATTCCCACACTTCTTTATGTCTATACGGTTAACCAATTAGGCAAACCTGTAGGTAATTTAGATGTTGGGAGTACTTTAGGTTCCTATTTTGGACTCTTATTTTTAGTCGCTGCTTACACAGCCATTGGCATCTTCTCCTCTACTCTAAGCGATAACCAGATTGTGGCTTTTATTATAGCCGTTTTTCTTTGCTTCTTATTTTATGTCGGTTTCGAAGGTTTAGCAGATGTTTTAGGTGGTTTTGTAGAACAAATAGGCATGGCTTCTCATTTTAAAAGTATGAGTCGTGGCGTTTTAGATACGCGAGATATTATTTACTTTTTAAGTGTTACAGTATTATTTATCTTTTTAACTGTAAAGCGTATTAATGCAGAAGGTTCTCAACCTGTAAAATGGTTGCATCTTGCAATAATACCAATAGCATTAATTGTTTTAAATATTATTAGTTCTTCTTTCTACCAGCGTTTTGACTTGACTTCAGACAGTCGTTACACTTTAAACAAAGCCTCTTTAAACGTGGTTAAAGATGTTGATTCTCCAATAGTAATCGATGTGTTTTTAGAAGGAGACGATTTTCCTTCTGAATTTAGAAGACTCCAAACTGAAACAAAACAATTGTTAGAAGAGTTTACAGCCTATAATAGTAATATAAAATTCAATTTTATAAATCCTATTGAAGACGAAGCGACTAGAGATCGTGCTATTGCTCAACTTACAGAACGTGGTTTAACACCAATGCAATTAAGCGTTCAAGAAAATGGAAAGCAATCGCAACGTGTTATTATTCCTTGGGCTTTGGCTAGTTATAATAATCAAACGGTAGATATTCCTTTAGTTAAATACAAAGTAAATGCAAACCAGCAAGAGTTAGTTACTAATTCTGTACAGCATTTAGAATATGCTTTTGCCGATGGTTTAAGTAAACTTATAAACCCTAAAAAGAGGAAAATTGCTGTTTTAAAAGGAAATGCAGAATTACCAGATATTAAGATTGCAGACTTTCTAAAAACACTTGGTCAATACTATTACATTGCTCCTTTTACGTTGGATAGTGTTGCTACAAACCCACAAAAGGCATCTAAATCTTTAAACACTTACGATTTAGTAATTGCTGCAAAACCAACAGAAGCATTTTCTGAAGAAGAAAAATATGTACTTGATCAATACACCATGAATGGAGGAAAAAGCCTTTGGCTTATAGACCAAATTAACATGGAAAAAGATAGCCTATTTAACCCTCAAGGTATGAACGTTGCAGTACCTCGTGATTTAAATTTAACGAACTTCTTTTTTAAATATGGTGCACGAATAAACCCATTATTAACAAGTGTTAAGAGTCAAAACATTGGAAGGATAACTTTAGAAACAGGTCAAGATGAAAGTTTAAAGCTTCAACATTTCCGTTGGCCTTATTCGCCTTTGGCTTTAAGCGATATAAATCATCCTATTACAAACAATATAAACTTTGTTAAGTTTGATTTTGCAAACCAAATAGACACGCTTAAAAACGATATAAAGAAGACTATTCTACTTAAAAGTGATATGCCAAGTCGTTTAGAAGGTGCTCCAAAAGAAATTAGTTTAAGTTTTGCTTTACAAGAACCGCCTTCAGAATTATTTACAAAAGACAGGCAGAATCTTGCAGTACTATTGGAAGGTGAATTTACCTCGGTTTACAACAATCGTGTAAAGCCTATTAAGCTTGAAAATGATAAAACTAAAAGCTCTGAAACTAAAATGATTATTGTAGCAGATGGCGATGTTATTAAAAATGATTTAGACAAAGGAAGGCCAACCGCTTTAGGATTCGATAAATGGACAAAAGAAACGTATGGAAACAAAGAATTCTTACTAAACGCTGTTAACTATCTTTTAGACGATGACGGACTTATAAACATTCGAAGCAAAGAAGTAAAAGTTGCTTTCTTGGATCAAGCAAAGATTGCAAAAGAAAAAACGAAATGGCAAACCATAAATATTGTATTGCCTTTATTGCTTTTAGGCTTGTTTGGGTTTGTTTTTAACTTTTTAAGAAAACGTAAATACGCTAAAAAGGCTTAA
- a CDS encoding HAD family phosphatase, with amino-acid sequence MLKAVLFDMDGVIVDTEPLHKKAYFMMFDQFNIKVSNELYESTTGQSTINVCRKLCEIFGLENNPEELVQSKRKIFTSLFHSDPSLQLIEGVLDLIKDYYNNGLTLVLASSASMLTINNVFTRFELDQYFITKISGADLKASKPHPEIFEKAAELSGFSRTECMVIEDSTNGIKAAKSASIYCIGYNSLHSKNQDYSLANLVVNDFSFIFYEKISSILNKK; translated from the coding sequence ATGTTAAAAGCAGTTTTATTCGATATGGATGGTGTTATTGTAGATACCGAACCTCTTCATAAAAAAGCCTATTTTATGATGTTTGACCAGTTTAATATCAAGGTTTCAAATGAGTTATACGAATCTACTACAGGGCAATCTACTATTAATGTTTGTAGGAAACTGTGTGAGATATTTGGCTTAGAAAACAATCCTGAAGAATTAGTACAAAGTAAGCGTAAAATATTTACTAGCTTATTTCATAGCGATCCTAGTTTACAGCTTATTGAAGGTGTTTTAGACTTAATAAAAGATTACTACAATAATGGCTTAACCCTAGTACTTGCCTCTTCTGCTTCTATGCTTACAATTAACAATGTGTTTACACGTTTTGAATTAGATCAATACTTTATAACAAAAATTAGTGGTGCAGATTTAAAAGCTTCTAAACCACATCCAGAAATATTTGAAAAAGCGGCAGAACTTTCTGGATTCTCTAGAACAGAATGTATGGTTATTGAAGACTCCACAAATGGAATTAAAGCTGCAAAATCTGCTAGTATTTATTGCATTGGCTACAATAGTTTACATTCTAAAAACCAAGATTATAGTTTAGCAAATTTAGTTGTGAATGATTTTTCTTTCATTTTTTATGAAAAAATTAGTAGTATTTTAAATAAGAAATAA
- a CDS encoding DUF6691 family protein, whose amino-acid sequence MKKFLSFFGIGLFLGILFIKSEVASWFRIYEMFQFKSFHMYGIIGSAIALGIIIIKYIKHSEAKDFSGKNITIDPKEKSFTRYIAGGIIFGLGWALSGACPGPMYVLLGTMLPSIIVLILGALLGTFVYGALKNKLPH is encoded by the coding sequence ATGAAGAAATTTCTATCATTTTTCGGTATCGGTTTATTTTTAGGCATATTATTTATTAAGTCAGAAGTTGCTTCATGGTTTCGTATTTACGAAATGTTTCAGTTTAAAAGCTTTCACATGTATGGTATTATTGGCTCTGCTATTGCTTTAGGAATCATTATTATCAAGTACATAAAACACTCAGAAGCCAAAGATTTCAGTGGAAAAAATATTACCATTGACCCAAAAGAAAAAAGCTTCACAAGATACATTGCTGGAGGTATTATTTTCGGTTTAGGTTGGGCGCTTTCAGGAGCATGTCCAGGACCAATGTATGTGTTGTTAGGTACAATGTTACCAAGTATAATAGTTTTAATTCTAGGCGCACTTTTAGGGACTTTTGTTTATGGAGCTTTAAAAAATAAGTTGCCACATTAA
- the dnaN gene encoding DNA polymerase III subunit beta, producing the protein MKFIVSSTYLLKQLQVLGGVINSSNTLPILDNFLFDIEDNSLTVSASDLETTMSSKLDIESDSKGSVAIPARLLLDTLKTFPEQPLTFTVEENNTVEISSNHGKYALAYADGAEFPKAVALEDPSSTTIAGHILATAISKTIFAAGNDDLRPVMSGVFFQFSTDNLTFVATDAHKLVKYTREDVSASQVAEFIMPKKPLTLLKGILSASEENVTIDYNDSNAKFTFENTVLICRLIDGKYPNYEAVIPKENPNKLSIDRTQFLNSVKRVSIFSNKTTHQIRLKIAGAELNISAEDIDYSNKAEERLTCDYQGDDMQIGFNSRFLTEMLNNLSATDVQLEMSMPNRAGILTPIDGLDEGEHVTMLVMPVMLNS; encoded by the coding sequence ATGAAATTTATAGTATCAAGTACATATTTACTTAAGCAATTACAAGTATTAGGAGGTGTAATTAATAGCTCTAATACTTTACCAATTTTAGATAATTTCCTTTTTGATATTGAAGATAACTCACTAACTGTTTCAGCAAGTGATTTAGAAACAACAATGTCTTCTAAATTAGATATTGAAAGTGATAGCAAAGGAAGTGTTGCAATTCCTGCTCGTTTATTACTAGACACTTTAAAAACGTTTCCTGAACAACCGTTAACGTTTACAGTTGAAGAGAATAACACAGTAGAAATTAGCTCTAACCATGGTAAATATGCTTTAGCTTATGCAGATGGTGCTGAGTTTCCAAAAGCTGTCGCTCTAGAAGATCCTTCTAGCACAACAATAGCAGGACACATTTTAGCAACAGCTATTAGTAAAACTATTTTTGCTGCTGGAAATGATGATTTAAGACCAGTAATGAGTGGTGTTTTCTTTCAGTTTTCTACAGATAATTTAACGTTTGTAGCTACTGATGCTCACAAACTTGTTAAATATACACGTGAAGATGTTTCTGCTTCTCAAGTTGCAGAATTTATTATGCCTAAGAAACCTTTAACATTGTTAAAAGGAATTTTATCTGCAAGTGAAGAAAATGTAACTATTGATTATAACGATTCTAACGCAAAATTCACATTTGAGAATACTGTTTTAATTTGTCGTTTAATTGATGGAAAATATCCTAATTACGAAGCAGTAATCCCGAAGGAGAACCCGAATAAATTAAGCATCGATCGTACTCAATTTTTAAACTCTGTAAAACGTGTTAGTATATTCTCTAATAAAACAACACACCAAATTAGATTAAAAATTGCTGGTGCAGAATTAAATATCTCTGCCGAAGATATCGATTACTCTAATAAAGCTGAAGAACGTTTAACTTGTGATTACCAAGGAGACGATATGCAAATTGGCTTTAACTCTCGTTTCTTAACAGAGATGTTAAACAACCTTAGTGCTACAGATGTGCAATTAGAGATGAGTATGCCTAATAGAGCTGGGATTTTAACTCCTATTGATGGATTAGATGAAGGTGAGCATGTAACAATGTTGGTGATGCCAGTGATGTTAAACAGCTAG